ACCAGAAGGTAGAAGAGCCACTCCGCGAACAGGGTCAAAGCGAACAGCTGCTGAAAACTTCCCGCGAACAGGAGCAGGCCGATCGCCAGCGCCGCTTGCACGGCGATGGACGTCGAGGGCGTGCGAAAGCGCGCGTGTACCTTGGCCAAGCCGGAGAAAAAATATCCGTCCCGGGAGAGGGCAAAGGGAACGCGGGCGCCGGTCATGGTGCTGCCGTTCAAGGTGGCAAGCATGGCCAGCGCCATGGCGATCAGCACCATGGTCAGAATCCCGTGGCCGGCCCAGCGGATGGCATCGAGCGCCGGGCTGCTGGAGCGCGCAATCACCTCGGCGGGAAGCACGTACTGCACCGCCGCATTCACCAGGATGTACAAGCCGGCGACGGTTGCCACGCCGGCAATCAAGGCACGCGGCAGACTCCGCTGCGGATCGCGAATTTCCGCCGATACGGTGGTGACCAGGTTCCAGCCGTCGTATGCCCACAACGACGCCAGCAGCGCCGCCATGAATCCTGCCATCCCACCGCGCGCGAGCGAGTAATGGGTGGCCAGATTCGCGAGGCTGCCCTTCGCATAGGCGAAGCCCATGGCCACGATAGCCAGGATCAGAGCCACTTTCAGCAAGGTGAAAAACAGCTGGAACTCGCCCGCCCTTTTCACGCCGATGTAATTGATCAGGCTGATGGCGACGATCGCCGCAATCGCCACGGCTTGCCCGGGCAGGGTCGGGTGCCAGCCGTCGGGACGAGCTTCGCCCAGGAACTGCAGGGCATTGAGGTTGCTGAGGATGCGCACGAAGCCGGTGACAATGCTGGCCATCGAGCCTGGTTTCGCAATCACGAAATAGGTCCAGGCGTACAGGAAACCGCCCAACGGGCCGTAGCCGTCGCGCATGTACACGTACTCGCCGCCGGCCTGTGGTTTCATGGCGGCCAGCTCGGAGTAGGTGAGGGCGCCGAACATGGACAGCAGCCCGCCCACGATCCAGGCCAGGTAAACCAATTCGGAGGAACCGGCCGCCTGCATCATCTCCGCCGGCACCAGGAAAATACCGCTGCCGATGATGGTGCCGACAACGACTGCGCCGGCGTGGCTGACCGTCAGGTCGCGCGCCAACTCGCGCCGGGGGCCCGGGATTGGGGGCGGCTCAGGCATGCACGCCGGTCTTCTCCGGGTTCTTATCGCGGGCGTACATGAGGCTGGCAGCATAACCCACGGCAAAGGTCAGCCCCGAGCCCAGCGCAACGTACCACGTGAAGGGCACGCCGCCATGCGGCAGGGCGAAGGAGAAACCGGTGTGGGGAGAAATGGCGGCCCATAATCGCTGCTCCTGCCACAAGTAGAGATTGAAGACAAAGCCGCAGAAAAAACCCACCATGGCGCCGCGCTCATTGGCCCGCCGGGTGAGGACGCCGAGCGCGAACACGCCCAGCAAGGCGCCGTAGGCGACAGAAGCGATGGCGAGTCCGACCTCCACCACCACCTTGATGTTGCGCGACAGCAGCGCAAGGGCAAACAGCACCAAGGCCCACAACAATGTCGAAATCCGCGACAGCCG
Above is a genomic segment from Terriglobales bacterium containing:
- a CDS encoding amino acid permease, which gives rise to MPEPPPIPGPRRELARDLTVSHAGAVVVGTIIGSGIFLVPAEMMQAAGSSELVYLAWIVGGLLSMFGALTYSELAAMKPQAGGEYVYMRDGYGPLGGFLYAWTYFVIAKPGSMASIVTGFVRILSNLNALQFLGEARPDGWHPTLPGQAVAIAAIVAISLINYIGVKRAGEFQLFFTLLKVALILAIVAMGFAYAKGSLANLATHYSLARGGMAGFMAALLASLWAYDGWNLVTTVSAEIRDPQRSLPRALIAGVATVAGLYILVNAAVQYVLPAEVIARSSSPALDAIRWAGHGILTMVLIAMALAMLATLNGSTMTGARVPFALSRDGYFFSGLAKVHARFRTPSTSIAVQAALAIGLLLFAGSFQQLFALTLFAEWLFYLLVTTTVFIFRRREPDAIRPYRVWGYPVVPALFVVASAALLCFTFAANVKNSLLGSVLILAGIPVYFLFARRRAKQNTI